AACATTTGTGTGTATGGTGTAGGAACGAAAATGGATCTTGACAGTAGTTTCTATTCCACTCGACACAAGATTTCACTAGATTGGGACCATACCAGGTCCAAGTAGTCTTTAcgcgtataaatattttattgtatatacagATGGcgagcgatagcctagttgggtgtggaacggactgccgtgacgaatgtctgcaggttcaaatcccaagggcacacacctctgacttttctaaaaaatcatgtgtgtattctttgtgaatttatcgttcgctttaacggtgaaggaaaacatcgtgaggaaatctgcacatctgaaaagttctctataggaattacgaaggtgtgtgaagtctaccaatccgcactaggtcagcgtggtggactaaggcctaatccctctcagtagtagaggaggcccgtgctcagcagtgggcaaagtatataaaacagggctgatattattatattattattattatatacagatgTGCACCTTGTGCTAGCCTTATATTTGTTTGAAGTGTTTTTGGAGTATTATATTAACGAACGGGTTGTTGGTTGCAGATGGCGAACTCTCAGAATTGTTACAACGCGCCGCTACTTCAGCCGGTACTCGCGCCCGAGAACAGGGAACCCAATCCAATGGCCCACCATCCGCTGGCACCCAACAGTGAGCAtgtatttcttaacattttgtaGGTGCTTCTATCATTTAGTTATTTTGCTTTGTACCTCTGGTTATCTGAtatttaagcatttttttatatttacgccaATTGTTGCAAGTGATTATTCGtacaattgtaattaaaaaaatataatgtctatTACAGTGATGGGTTTCCCGAGTGCGATCCGACTGACGGGCTCGTTGGGCGCCATCAGCAACCGCGGACTACTTTCTGTACTGCAGCGGGACGTGCGGGATGTACGGGACGTGCGGGATGTGCGGGATGTGCGCGATGTACGGGACGTGAGAGATGTGCGGGACGTGCGAGATGTGCGAGACGTGCGAGACGTCCGAGATGTGCGAGATACTCGCGAGCGTGAGCGTGAACGCGAGCCCGAACACGAGCGGCCGCACAACGTGCCCGGCTTCTACACAAACGCCAATAATCTGCACGCATCTctgtcagtattttttttattaggattAAGGAAAGAGGAAGGCTAACGTTgctcaataaaatgtaatcacgataaaaaataaattatgtctaATACCTTTTGCTGAGTTCAAGAAGGTGGTTTTGTATGTGGTAgacactaatattatttattttctagatCACAGCCTTTCTAAATCCTTTATCGTTTCAGACACCGCACAATCCCACGTATATCGGCGGCGGTGGACAGCCCCCTACTAGACGGCGCGCTGAGCGGTTTGGGCGGGCTGGGCGGCATGGGCGGCCTGGGCGGCCTGGGCTTCACCCGCGCCGAGCGGTCGCTGCAGGGAGAGATCCGCCGCTCCTTCCACCGGCCCGGCGACGCAAGGCACGACACCGGCCGCTCCATCCCGCGCAACCTCAACATCGCCTCGGTCACTGACGCCGCCGATCTTACCACCTTTGATGTCGATGACAGGTCATTTTATGTCTTCTTTTTGCTAACTGCATGTACACAAGCTTGTTGACCCACATTGAACCAGTGTGCTAAGCTATGGACTAAAGTATTAATCATGAGTTTGAATAGACACTtgcgtaataataaaatactgatGATCGagagttaatattataaaataatttgttgttagATCAAACGTTCGTCTGACAAGCGGCGGACGGTCCCGGGCACACAGCGAAGAGCAGAACGTGGGCGGCGCGGACGGCTGTGGCACGGGCTCAGCCGCAGGCTCTGGGGTTAGTGCGGGCGTGGGTTCAGGGCCGGTGGGGGCAGTGGCGGCAGTGGGCACCAAAccccccgcgccgccgcccgccgatCCGCCGCTCTCCGCGCCACCAACCACGTTGCCGCTCACCGTCGATAAGGTCTCTGACGTACATATTGAGAATCTTCCTTTTCATTGGAGAAATACTATACACGGCTTCATTCGTAATCTTAATTAGAGCAAATTCCCTTCTGGTAGAATATTATGACTGCATACCAattaaaaactgtaaatatagTTTACGTTTGCGATGGATCTGTTGTAACGGATGTGTGTTGTGGCAGCCGTCGTGCGTGTGCAGCTACGAGGCGAGCGCTCCAGGGGGGGAGGGCGGCGAGGGGGCCGAGGGGGAGGACGGCGATGACTACCGCAGCGAGTGCGAGAACTGCAAGTCCGCCGGCAGCTCCAGGTCGTATACATAaccttataattttataaatgtttttttattgccattttaTCATCATACATCATACAGTATCGtgtatgattaaataaataaaacaaaaaaaagaaaaataaatttaggcaAACCTGTAATGCAACACGAACAGCAATCAGCTGATGCCCGGAGTCGATGACCTACGTCAACGAACGGCGCGCTTTTTACCTCATTAGCAAAATTATAAGCATTCTATTGCGATTTTTGGTCATCGTGTTGGGAATCACCATCACTATtgtctgtgtttatttttgtttgtgtgtAAAAGGAAGCAATTTTCGATCATATCGCATTTAGTTTGCATTTCGAATGTTTTTTAAGTCAACGAATACAAATTCCAAAATAATCGTGCGCATAGCTACCTCGAGAGTATAGTTGTAGCGAGTGCAGTGCGCGTGTGTGAGTGTGCGGGGTGCAGGTGGGTGTTGTCGGAGGGGTGGGAGGGGTGCGCGACGCAGAcgctgcagcgccgcgcgcccgcgcccgccacgCCGCCGCCCGCCACCGCCACGCTGCCGCAGCCCGTCACCAAGCAGAGGTACGCAACCCACTCACTATACCTTGGAAACCTTCACTTCAACCCCGGGACACCTGCAGGGGCGTAGCCATCGTCGTATCAGTCGTATCAGTGATACGAGGTCCCTCTGGgtccatacctacattaaactatgcgcccaaaagttcgcactgtccTGAAGAGCCCTCAACCTGTCCTTATAGTTATATCCCCCCACGCTACAGTCATATTGCTTAAGTACGATAATACCCTTACCACttttatgatacatttacttgattatacattaaaaaaaaacacgtgagCATATGATATTAGAATTGTTGATGTCGCTTGTTTTCCGCGTGACGCACAAGGCGCCGCCACATCCTGATTCATGCCGTAGGCGCTCAGACTTATGTAATTAGACGTGCACTTTgcaagtattattaatattatatctgtttaatatgaaatatatattatttgcacAAGCAATTGGCGAAGATAACGCCTCCGTATCAAGCCAATATATCTTAACAGTTCATCTAGATTACTTCGATTAGGGCGACATCACATcgattattatatagatttgtttctatatattttattgtattatttatttttagacaagAAACGAccggatattttatttatgattgccAAAGAAAAAATAAGGTTACCTTTTAagtatttacattgaaataggTCCAGCTCTAAGTCAttatgtgatttaatttaaaccagtaaggaaaatgaaattttgtacaTCCACgcctttatttctatttacccCAGTTGATGTCGTTTAATATATCATGAGTAACTATTATTCAGTTGAAGGCTCTACCCCTACCaaatggccttgagcattcgttccatacatttatgTGCCCGGGTTATGAGCGGGGTATATTCAGACTCacgaataaaaactatttaaggtTTTTTGAAAAATCTAAGTAACCGAAACATTTTTGTATCGTTTATCTTAAGTGTTGGatgaaaattcaaattatgtgtatttttaaagaaaatgcaCGGTATCTATagttttagtggcattttcattatgaaattatcgAAATAATATTCGCATTTAGAAAAATTTTCAACAATCAAAGTCAAGATAACATATttgatattgtatatttttttttgctatattgtaaattttgaaCAGACAGCTTTTAAAAGCGTCACCGCCTTAAGCTatcattaaagtaatattattaccGACTCCCAAAAAAAGGACAAGCTTCTCAATTCATGTTTGTTATGTATTATCTAATTACACTGAGGATTGTGCGATTGCCCATTTTATTTGCTACACAGCAAGTTCGCGGTGCggtcacattatttttgttttgggtTCATATTTTTCATGCATATGATAAATACTAACTGATTATTTTTAACGCAGTCGATCATCGGTGAACGGTCCGTCGAACTGGGAGAACTGGTTCAACACCATCATGGACTCCGACACCGAGTCCGAGGAGGAATGAGTTTTAATTGACTTCGACGAAGTCAATAACAGTGCACTCGAAAGAGACATACACACAAACCTTTAACATAGTGTTACGAATCGCTGAGAATgagcaatacaaatattttattcgacaATGTAGAGCTGTCAGTGTACACGAGTTTTATCGATATTCGTTCACGATAGAAATACGTTCGATTATTTACAAAGGTATTGTCGATAGTCGATGTTTTGTGTTTGATCAGGCGGTAATTTGGACCTAAGTTAATGTACGTAAAATCTTATGTATGATGTCAATAAACCGCTCCAACGTTAATCTTAGATCCGATCTCGAGAATAAATCATTTGTTAGCATAGCAAATAACTTTATTCTGTTTGGTCCATTTTAGCGATCGATCGataaaaagcgattgggatgcCTCATTGAATTTGAACGAAATTAAATTTACGACGAATTGTCAGTTAAAACACTTAGGTAGGTCCTTACGTACCCTAACTTATGTCGATCCGTTCTAGTGTTTTGCccaatatcgataaataaaccTTTTCGAtcctaaattaattttttatgagtgCTGGTATATTGTAACgttgtttgtattttgtgtGTTGTGACGTTTTGTAGATTTTAGCTATccctaatattttgtttattgcatacgttgtttttttaagttggGTTGGTATATAcactctttattttatttgttaaaaacaaaagataaaGGAGCGCCAAAAATTTGACGACCATTGAGATACAAATCATTTGATAGTATCACATGATTTAGATTATCAAGTTCTATGACTCAGGATCTGATTTAGAGTAATTACGGTAATGCATTCTCAGAATTTCCTTTACTTATTATGTGGATAtgatatgattttaaatatccttATTTAGAATAGttcttgtgtaatatttttttaacattccaTACTATTAAGTAGATATTGTTGCTGAGACCAATGCATCACAAACTAGTAATAAGTCTAACGAGTGACCAAACACGCTTTATATGGCACAtttgatgtgtttattttttatatatttcagttatatttgtatattacgTAAGTATTAGTTGCCTAATGTTGATTTTGTTTGATGTTATGCCAAAGAATTTTAAGTTGTTATCTTTAcgacttatttttgttttcgtttcTAGTTTTCATGACATACTTAATAACGATCTGTTACATCtcaaatactattatttttgaatcTAAGTAGTTCGTTAGtacagattttattaattagtcgTGTTCAgtcaatagttttaatattaatgtatacaACTTGTTCTGTATAATTGAAAGTATCTCTATTGTACATTTAATGAAGATTGCTAGAATATTACTGTGTGCCAAAAATTTCGAATTGTTACCATGAGACAGCTGATTTGAATATCACGCGTTTCATGAGATACCAAAGTTTTTCGCAGCACGTGGAGTTATCGATAAAATCGCCTTCGATAAAtagtttctattattattaaaatttatttaaaagcaatatGTTTTGGTCAGCTGTATATGCGGGTACCATCTTTGATTTCTTAATAATGCGTAACAaagttattaaaagaaattttataacaaagaaaatgtgtttaattttacaaatatggcGACTTTAACGATTACTCCACGTATGTGACTTCATTCCAGTGTTCAACTTGAAATGATTAGAATGTCGATTTGATTACATAATAgattacagtataatataaagtattactAATGTAACGCAGAAGTAacttagttatatatttttgtcaaagTAAGATCTTTAATGGTAATTAATGTAAGTAAGTTTAAGTACAGGTAGAATTTTAGAACCTGAATAAAACTTAGATTGGTCCTTTGATGTCGTATTTCAAGTAaatagtgttttaaaaatatgtagtaaatcaatttgttttaaaatgttctataatatatatttcgtaaGGGTCAATTTCTACTATTGCGCTGGAAATTTTATTCGACCATGATTGTAAATGATGCTTATATTTGTGTTAGCGAGGAAATTGAAAATAACGTGTCCATTACTGCACTCTTCATGGCGAAGAATGCATCCTGCAGCAATGGTTCCCATAGTCTGGCCTGTTTTTTTATCCGTGCAACGGCAATGTGACggcgctgcacctgatggtaagtggagtggggtccaatggaattaatttatttccaaacacGTTCAAAATGCTATTCCTGCTGGTCCTTACCCGGCGCATCAGTGCTATGGGAACATTAGCAACGAATTTTATCTGTTCTTTGCGTGCGTTTTCATACGTCTCGGTAACCCAATTGCCAGTCGGATGCCTGATCGTAAAATGGCacagtaaagtttttttttatctttatatacaGTGGATGTATAAAGGTGGACGTAATGCCTGATGTATTTTCTAATAGTCAACCTTAAACTTaaagtttgaatttgtttagttacTTTTTTGGCTGATTGGACTTATTTTTTCCGTAACCGATGTCGGTTACTGCTTATTGGTTGCGTGGCTACTTTTTGGGAGTATTGCGCAATCTTTAGACGGAGTAGGTAGTTGTCCAGATGTATGAGAGCTTATTTGTAGGGAGTTGTTTTTTGTACGTAAGTGTGGCTACGCTTGCGTCCTAAAACCCCCCATCACGcggtagtgtgctcaagttgtttgccggcttATGCTAAGGACAGAAATATCGCCCATATGTTTACCGGATACGAATGAGCTACAAGGTTGGCGTTAGCGACTTTACTTGACGCTCCGCCAACCAATACCTATGAAACAGTACTGGCTGTAGATTTGTCTTGCCGTTGCCGATGGTCTTGATAGCGATCGCTGATTATCGATCATTAAACTTAACAAGTTTTTACAATTCGACAAAGTACAATAACTTGTACTGAGATgtgtatctatatattttactttatgtataaagtatgtatttacagaaaaatatttttataataaaatttaagtatgtattgttgatattttatataaaattttatttttttatataacgatAATTTAGTGTTGTTTGTTGCGTTGTCGATAACATCGGCATAGTATCAAAATGGTTTTGTTTTTGATATGGGTTCAAAGGACCAATCTAACCGTGGAGGGTAACAAAGCGAGTTCATAAttcaattttacaattaaatacaaattaatataaagtgaCTTCCATTCTTAGTTTCCAATAGTTTTTCGATTAAGTTATACACTTTGTTGTCTTGTGCAccggtatattttttaaatttaccattTAGACGGAtcgaaataaatgaaaatagaatatttaatagtcTGACTTTTCAGGGTTGTAAGTATCGTAGCAAGTGTAAATTTAGTGTTAAATCAGGGGTGTCGACTTACCTCAACATTGCGTACCAATATCCTTGTGACAGATGATAATTATTACGTCGCGTAGCTGCAACGCCATAActcatttgaatattaaaaatactgttttttttttcaatccagACTGAATACTTTTACGTAACGTACAATTAACTACACTgattatgaattaaattatcTAACATTTGACGTCAgtgatttttaatttgtgtttttgggtttaattaaataaaattatataagataAACATGAATTGCATCATTGAGATTGAATACGTAAATTAGAGTGAAATTTTGTTCAGCAGTTtgtctttttaatttacattacacTCTTAAAAGCTGTGACGTACGCATTACTTAGAGGTTTTGGATGTAGGTATAGGGTTCGATATATCGATACCAAATATTCGTTAGCTGTTGTATTTTTCGGTGTCAGTATTCCAAAGAACGGCTGCTAATTATCGGTACTGCGTAGGCGGAAATATCGATATTTGATTAAATCCATCCACAACGTTACCGATATCGAGTACGAATCACCATTATAAATATTCGATAGTATAAGTTCAAAGGTCTTGCTTTCGAACTTTGTGTAAAGTGTCAATGGTATTTGACCCCATAAAGTTTATTACTCCGTAGAAAGTTGCAAAGCGACTGTGCGTTCAATTTGTCTCTTTAATTTCAAAAGTATActttcgttgttttttttttattattttattaaaacagatGATACGTACCATACATTACAATAGGAGTAAGAGTGCAATGTATTTTGTCTTTCTGTTAAATCATTATCGTAAGGAAATTGGAGACGCcgttatttgttaatattattaattagattttgtCGATGTAATACAAATCTGGAAGTAATTAGATTTATAGATATCGATATCACATTATCACGAATCTAATGTGATCTTATCGTGGTGATTAAAATGAAGATCATGTAGTG
Above is a genomic segment from Manduca sexta isolate Smith_Timp_Sample1 unplaced genomic scaffold, JHU_Msex_v1.0 HiC_scaffold_725, whole genome shotgun sequence containing:
- the LOC119193574 gene encoding uncharacterized protein LOC119193574; amino-acid sequence: MANSQNCYNAPLLQPVLAPENREPNPMAHHPLAPNMMGFPSAIRLTGSLGAISNRGLLSVLQRDVRDVRDVRDVRDVRDVRDVRDVRDVRDVRDVRDVRDVRDTREREREREPEHERPHNVPGFYTNANNLHASLHRTIPRISAAVDSPLLDGALSGLGGLGGMGGLGGLGFTRAERSLQGEIRRSFHRPGDARHDTGRSIPRNLNIASVTDAADLTTFDVDDRSNVRLTSGGRSRAHSEEQNVGGADGCGTGSAAGSGVSAGVGSGPVGAVAAVGTKPPAPPPADPPLSAPPTTLPLTVDKPSCVCSYEASAPGGEGGEGAEGEDGDDYRSECENCKSAGSSRWVLSEGWEGCATQTLQRRAPAPATPPPATATLPQPVTKQSRSSVNGPSNWENWFNTIMDSDTESEEE